TGATGGTGTGGATTTTTACGTCAACCTTTCTTATATCTTGAATGAGAGGCATCTTAAAGTGAAGTCCAGGAGGTAATTCATGAGGGTCGTACTTACCTAAAGTAATCTTTACGCCTACCTGTCCAGATTCTATTGTTTCAAATGGCTTGAATACACCAAAAGCAAACATAAGAACGAAAAATATTCCCAACAATCCTGCGAATTTTCTAAGTTCAGGCGGAGCTTCTTTCACTATTTAACCTCTTCTTTAAGAATTTCTATCAACAGCTTTAACGCTTTTTTGGCAGCTTTCCTCCTTCTGTGGTTACGGCGCTTAACTTCATCCGGGTCATCATCTTTAAAGATAAACTTAAACACTTCTACTCTATCCTTTACTGCTACACCAATGTAGGTTAAACCGACAGGCTTTTCTTCCGTTCCACCGGAAGGTCCTGCTATTCCGGTAGTGGAAATAGCACAATCGGTATTCATAAGTTCCTTAACGCCTAAAACCATTTCTCTCGCTGTTTCTTCACTAACTGCACCGTATTTGAGTAACGTTTCTGCCTTAACGTTTAAAACCTTCATCTTTATGTGGTTATCGTATGCAACTACACCACCCATAAAGTATTCTGAACTTCCAGGAACGTTAACGATTCTGGCTGCCACTAAACCACCGGTGCAACTTTCAGCCGTAGAAAGTTTCAATCCAGCCTTTGTTAAAAGCTCTTTAAGTTCAAATTCCGGTTTCATGACTTAACTCCGTAGATAGTTATAATTATTCTAACATCACGCTTCACGTTTAAAACAATAAAGGAACTGCAGTATGAAAAAGGAAGAGGTAATAAAAATCCTGCAAAAACACAGGAAAGATATAGAGAAGTTCGGCGTAAAAAGAATCGGCTTGTTCGGCTCTGTGGCAAGAGATAAAGCTAACGAGAAGAGCGATATTGATTTTGTTGTTGAGTTTGGAAAAGGGAAAGCCACATTCAAAAATTTCGGGGGATTGATTGAGTTTTTGGAAAACCTTTTCCACAGAGAAATGGATATTTTAACACCAGAAGGAATCAAAAGCATAAGAATTAAATCCGTAAGGGAAAGAATAAAAAAAGAGGTAGAGTATGTTTGACAGAAGCAACAAGGAGTTTGTCATAAATCTAGTATGGAGGAAAATAGAATGTTTTCTCTACCAGAACACATAAAAAAAGTTCACGTTTACGAACCTGGAAAACCGGAAGATGAACTGAAAAGAGAGTTAGAACTAAAAGAAATAGTCAAGTTGGCTTCAAACGAAAATCCCCTCGGCCCCTCCCCCGCAGCCGTCAGAGCAATCATTGAAGACCTGAAAAACCTCAATCGCTATCCAGACGGAAATTCCTACTACCTCAAAAAAGCCCTCGCAGAACATTTAAACGTTGAAATTGAAAATATCTTTGTAGGTTTGGGTTCTAACGAAGCGCTGGATATCATCTCAAGAGCATACTTAAGACCTGGCAAAAACGCCGTTTACAGCGAAAAATCCTTCGCCGTTTACCCCATAGTCGTTCAGCTTGCAGGCGCAGAGCATAAAGTTGTAAAAGCTAAAGATAACTACTATATGGACCTGAAAGCGCACCTTGATGCAATAGACGAAAACACAGCAGTGGTGTTTTTAGCAAACCCAAACAACCCGACAGGAACGGCATTTACAAGAAAAGAGTTTGAAGAGTTTTTAAAAGAGTTCCCCAACGACGTTCTGCTCGTTTTAGATGAAGCTTATTACGAATACGCCGTAGGAGCAGGTTTTGATATAGAAAACGGCGTTGAATACATTCACGAAAAGAACATAGTGGTAACGAGAACGTTTTCAAAAATTTACGGACTTGCAGGTTTAAGGTTAGGATACGCCGTTGCTAAAAAGGAAATAATAGAAGACATGAACAGAATCAGACAGCCCTTTAACGTAACAAGACCTGCACAGGTAGGCGGCGTTGCAGCGTTAGAAGATAAGATGTTTATCAAACATTCTCAGGTGGTAAACGAAGAAGGCAAGAAGTATCTATACGAGCAGTTTGAAAAGTTAGGGCTTGAATACGTTCCAACCTACGCAAACTTCATACTGGTAAAGGTAGGATTTCCCAGCAGAGAAGTATTCAACCGCCTGCTTAAAAAAGGCGTTATAGTCAGAGCTATGGACGGATACGGCTTCCCAGACCACATAAGAGTTACAATCGGAACGATGAAGGAAAACATCTTCTTCATCAACAAGCTTAAAGAGGTTTTAGAGGAGTTAAGAGGTTGAAGATAGCCCACATCTCAGACAGCCACACAGGATACGCCCAGTATAGACTTATAGAGAGAAAGAGAGACTTTTTACTGGCGTTTGAAAGGGCAATAGATGAAAGCCTCAATAGAAAGGTTGACCTGATTATCCATACCGGAGACCTTTTTGAAAGTTACCAGCCGGACATGGCAACATTTTCCGCCGTTATAAAGATTCTTCAAAAAGTTAAAAGTGCAGGTGTGGAATTTTTAGCCATAACGGGAAATCACGACAGGGCTTTAAGGGGTGGCGTCGTTCCGCCTCACAGAGTTTTAGAAGAGTTAGGACTGCTGAAGTTTCTCAATATTAAACCGGGAATTCCTGTAAAAGAACAGGTTTTTTCGGACGGCGATTTTGTAATCGCTGGATTTCAATACCTTCCTAAAAGGCTGTTAGACGCTTTTAAAGAGGATATCTTCCCCTCACTTTCCGAATTAGCAGCAAAGAGCAAAACGTCAATTCTGATGTTCCATCAGGGAATAAAGCAGTATCTACCTTACGAAGAAAGCTACGAGATGGACTTTGTTGACCTGCCGGAAGGGTTTGATTACTACGCAGGCGGGCACGTTCACGCCTTCTTAAAGGAAAACGTCAAAGGGGGAATACTATCCTACGCAGGCGCTACGGAGTTCAGAAGCAGGAGAGAAGCTGAGAGGAATTTCAGGGGTTTCAACGTCTTTGATACAAAAGAGAAAAAGCTTGAGAGAATTGAATTGGAAGGTTTAAGACCTTTCATAGTTGTTAACTGTAACGAGGAAAACGTCAAAGAAGAGTTAGAAAAAGCTTTAAGCAGAGCCGAAGAAAGCGAGATTCCACCGATTGTTGTAGTTGATTACAAATTCAGAGGACTTGAAATTGAAACTTTCTCGGAAACTCTTAAATCTCTGGAAAAGGTTTCATTAACTTTGAGGATACTGAAAAAACGGCTGGAAGGAGAAGAAAAAGAGCTAACGGGCGGGAAAGGAAAAAGCTACGCCACGTTCTTGGAAGAGTTTATGAAAGAAAAAGGCGCTGGAAGCAGCGCCATAAAGGTTGCAAAAGAGCTTTTAGACGCATCGCCGGAACACGTAGAAGAGATTTTAAAGGCTTTCTCGTTTGAGATGACGGGAAGCGAGAGGCTAAAGGAATTTTTGGATGGGGTGGGGGATTTTTAACCTTTTAGCCGACGTTCTATTCCCTTCCTACTGCGCCGTTTGCGGAAAAGTTTTAATCGGAAAGGATAACTACGCCGTTGCCTGCAGAGATTGCTGGAACGAACACTTTAAAGCCTACAAAGGCGTAAAGTGCCTGATTTGCGGACATCCGGTTGAAAAGCTGCCGGGGAGCGGAAACCTGTGCAAAAGGTGTCTTGAAAGCGGCAGGAGGTTTTACTTTGAGGGGGTGGATTTTTTCGGCATCTACGAAGGGCTTATAGAATACGCCATTTATGAGCTGAAGTTTGAAAAAAACCTGCCGGTTGCAGGGTTCATAGGAAAGGAAATCAGCAGGCAGCTGAACAGTTTTGCCCTGAAAAATCGGGTTGATGTAATCACGTTCGTGCCCGTATCTGAAGAAAGGAAAAGAGAAAGAGGCTACGACCAGTGCGAAGAAATTTTGAAAGCAACCGGTATTAAATTTGAAAGCTTATTAGAAAAAACGTTTGAAACTGAAAGACAGGCTACTCTTGAATTCTCTAAAAGGCGGGAAAACGTAAAAGGATGCTTCAGGGTTAACAGAAACGTAAAAGGAAAGAGAGTTCTACTCTTTGACGATGTCTTCACAACCGGCGCAACGGCAAACGAAGCGGCAAAAACTCTGAAAGAAGCAGGAGCAGAAAGGGTTTTTGTATTTACAGTAGCCTACACCGTTTTAGGAAAATAGAAGACACGCAACTTTCCTGCCGTTTTCCACCACTATCGGTTTCATGTCAAATGAAAGGCACTCTTTCTTTCGGTAAGAGCATCTAAAGTAGAAAGGACATCCACTTTCTGGAACTTTTTCATCGTCAGTAGATATTACCCTCTTTTTCTTCAAACCTATTTGCGGAACAGGGGTGGATTCAACTAAAAGCTTGGTATACGGATGCAGGGGAGATGAGATAACGTCTTCGGTTCTACCCTCTTCAACGACATAACCTTTATACATCACGATAACTCTGTCGCTTACGGCTTCCACGGTAGGCAGAGAGTGAGAGATAAAGAAATAGCTCATTCCAAACTTTTCCTGAAGGTCAAGAAAAAGGTTGACAATCTGCGCCTGAACGGAAACGTCAAGTGCTGAAGTGGGTTCATCTGCAACTATGAGTTTTGGCTTTAAAGCAACTGCCCGGGCGATGGCAAGGCGCTGCTTTTGACCGCCGGAAAGCTGGTGAGGGTAACTCTCAAGAGCGTTTAAAGGAAGGTTAACTAATTCTATAAGTTCTCTGGCTTTTTCCTTCAATTCCTTCTTTATATAAGCGTAGTTTATCTTTAAACCTTCCGTAACGATTTCCCAGCCTTTCATTCTTGGGTTTAAAGAACCCTGAGGGTTCTGGAAGACTGCCTGAACGTTAAGCCTGTAGTTTCTATACTCTTTGCCTTTCAGAAAACGAATGTTTTTACCCAGATACCTGATTTCGCCCTTTGTGGGTTTTTCAAGGTCAAGGATGGTTTTGGCGAGGGTGGATTTTCCGCAACCGCTTTCACCTATAACGCCAAGCGTTTCCCCTTCCTTCACGTAAACGCTAACGTCCCTTAAAGCCACCAACTTTTCTATCGTTCTGCCAAACCAGTCTTTTTTAACCGGAAATTCTTTAGTTACATTAATCGTTTCTATTAACTTTTCCAAAACCTACCTCTCAATTAATCGCCTAAATTATAACTGGTAGAATTCCTTTAACAGGAGTGCAGGTTGAAAGAGAAGAAAATAAAATGCCCCAACTGCGGTAGAGAAACGGAATGGAAAGGTAATCCGTTTCGCCCTTTCTGTTCTGAAAAGTGTAAGTTAGCAGACTTGAACAAATGGTTTAACGAAGAATACGCCATAGAAGGTGCTGTAGGAAATGAAGAATCAGAAGAAGTTGACACCGGCTCTTAAACAGTATCTTGACCTGAAAGAGAAGTTCAAAGATGCAATCTTAATGTTCAGAATGGGTGACTTCTACGAAATGTTCTTTGAAGACGCAAAAGTAGCAGCAAAGGAACTGGAAATTGCCCTGACTTCAAGACCTTTTGGAAAGAATAGTGCCAAAGTCCCCATGTGCGGCGTTCCCTATCACGCTGTGGAAAACTACATAACCAAACTGGTGAAAAAGGGCTACAAAGTTGCCATATGCGAGCAGTTAGAAGAACCAAAGCCTGGTAAAAAGGTCGTTGACAGAGACGTAGTCAGAGTTATCACGCCCGGCACTTACTTTGAAGATGAAACGGAAGACAGATTCTTAATGGCAATATATCCGTTCAAAGGCAACTACTGCGTGGCGTGGTGCGAATTGGGAACAGGTGATTACCTTTTTACAACAGTTAATAAAAAGGAACTTCTGTCAATACTATCAAAGTTTAAGCCACGAGAAATCATCATTCCCAACACTTCTTCAATTCATTCGCTAATAAAAGAAGCTCTTCCTCATGCCTCTATCGTTGAAAGAGAACCTTGCCTTTTTTCAGAAAAGGAAACAGTAATAGATGCAGAAAACAAAGGTGAAGTAAAAGCTATTTCTGCTCTCTCAGAGTTCGTTAAAGAAACCCAGAAAGAGTTTATACCCAAACTTAAAACTCCCCGTAAATACACAGGCAACAGATACGTTTATATTGACCCTCAAACGCAGAAAAACCTTGAGCTTATAGAACCTGCTTTCGGCGACAACGACAAAGCATCTCTATTCGGCGTTTTAAACAGAACAAAAACAGGAATGGGCAGAAGACTCTTAAAGTTCTGGATATTACATCCTTTAAGGGACATAAAAGAAATACAAAAACGCCTGAATGCTGTAGAGGAATTAACTAAAAACTACGAAACTTTAGAAAAACTTTCTTCAACGCTATCCCGAATATACGACCTGGAAAGATTACTATCCAAGATTACGTCTGGCATAGCCAACCCAAGAGAAATTGCCGCCTTAAGAAACTCTTTAAGTATACTTCCACAGCTCTTTCAGGAAATGTCCCAACTATCATCAACGCTATTTTCAGAAATAAAGAACGACTTTGACGACCTCTACGATATCTACTGCGAAATAGAAAGGGTTTTAGTAGAAAATCCCCCCACCTCTCCCAAAGAAGGCGGACTGATTAAAGAAGGCGTCAACGAAGAGTTAGATGAATTGAGAAAACTGAAAAGTCAGGCAGAATCAATCATAAGAGAGATAGAAGAAAGAGAAAGACAGAGAACAGGCATATCAAGCCTAAAAGTAGGCTACAACAACGTTTTCGGATACTACATAGAAGTTTCCAGACCAAACCTTCACCTGATTCCTGAAGATTACATAAGAAAACAAACACTGGTCAATGCAGAAAGGTTTATAACGCCAGAACTAAAAGAGTTTGAAGAGAAAATCCTCTCCGCCCAGGAAAGAATAGAAAAGATAGAGTATGAACTCTTCTCCAACCTACGCCAATTCATAACAGACAACGCCCACAGAATAATGAAAACGGCAGAGAAAGTCGCCCTCATAGATGTCCTTCAATCCTTAGCCGCCGTTGCAGTTGAAAGAGACTACACAAAACCTGAAGTAAAAGAAAGCTTCTCAATCTACATAGAAGAAGGTAAACACCCGGTTCTTGAAAAGTTCTTGGAAGAAGATTTCATTCCAAATACCACCGCCCTCACCCCCGAAAGTTACATCCTCATCGTTACAGGACCGAACATGGGCGGAAAATCGGTATTCCTGCGTCAGACAGCCCTCATAACACTAATGGCACAAATAGGCTCTTTTGTGCCAGCCCAAAAGGCAAAAATAGGCATCGTTGACAGGATATTTTCCCGTATTGGCGCTGCAGACAACCTAAGCAAGGGGCTTTCAACCTTTATGATGGAAATGGTAGAAACTGCCAACATCCTGAAAAACGCCACAGAAAACAGCCTCATAATACTTGATGAAATCGGAAGGGGAACGAGCACCTACGACGGCATGAGCATCGCAAGAGCTGTGGTGGAATACATCTCAGAAAAACTTTCTGCAAAAACTCTCTTTGCAACCCACTACCATGAACTTACAGAACTTGAAGGAACGGTGAAAGGCATCAAAAACTTTCACGTTTCCGTAGAAGAAATAAACGGCAGAATAGTATTCACCCATAAAGTTTTGCCCGGAGCGTCGGAAAAGTCCTACGGCGTCCACGTTGCAGAGTTAGCAGGACTTCCAAAGGAAGTAATAAAGAGAGCCAAAGAAATCCTCAGCAGCCTTGAAGAGAAAACCGACTACCTCCCCCTGTTTCAAAATATCCCCACCTACAGCGAAACTACAGAGTTTGAAAACGAAATGGTAGAAAGGCTTTTAGAAGAGTTAGAATCCATTGAAATTTCCACCACAACACCCCTTGAAGCGCTCATGATACTGTCAAAGTTGAAAGAAATCGCTAAAACGGTGAAAAGAGGTGGACGTTGATTTTGGTAACGGGCGGAGCAGGCTTCATAGGTTCACACCTCGTTGAAGAGATAGTAAAAAAGGAAAAAGTCGTTGTAGTGGATAACCTTTCAAGCGGAAAATTAGAGAACCTGCCAGAACACGAAAACCTTATTTTCCTGAAAGAAGACATATCGGATAAAAGCACAGTCAAGAATATCTTTGATAGCTACCCTGTAAAAACCGTATATCATCTGGCAGCTGTTGCTTCCGTTCAAAGGTCGGTAGAGGAACCGGAAGAAACCCACAGAACAAACTTTGATTCAACTCTGTTCCTTTTAGAAGAGAGCAGAAAAAACAAAGTAAGCAAGTTTATATTTGCCTCCTCTGCAGCCGTTTACGGCGACCTTCCAGAACTGCCCAAAAGAGAGGATATGCCCGTCAAACCGCTAACCCCTTACGGCGTTGACAAATACGCTTCCGAAAGATACGTGGTTAACAGCTTCCACCTTTACAACTTAAACGGCACAGCTCTGCGTTTTTTCAACGTTTACGGCGAAAGGCAGGACCCTTCATCCCCCTATTCCGGTGTTATTTCAATATTCATAGATAGAACTATAAAGCACCTTTCAGGTGAAGAAACGAAAATAGTCATATACGGCGATGGCAAACAAACGAGGGACTTTATCTACGTAAAAGACGTTGTTAAAGCTCTTATCCTTGTTGGCAAATCACCTGAATCTAACGGAAAGGTTTTCAACGTGGGAACGGGCAGAGAAACCTCTCTCCTGCAGCTACTCAAAGTGATAGAAGAAATTGCCGGTGACGTTCCACCGGTAAAGTTTGCCCCTCCCCGCAGAGGTGATGTAAAACGTTCCTGCGCAGATATAAGAAGAATTAAAGAGTTGGGGTTCCAGCCTTCCTATTCTTTGAAAGAAGGATTAAGAAAACTGTTCCAATACGAGCTTCAGAACCACAAACGATAACCTGAAGTAATTGTCCAGCCAGAAGAGTTCGTTCCTTTAAAACCGTTAAAAACGGTTCCCTCTATATGTAAGTTGTCGTCTCCGAACAATTTTCCTCCTATCCCCAAAAGAACAGAAGCGTTCATTCCATATTTTGAGCTGTAGCTTAGAGAGGAATCAAAGTAAGGTCTCCAGACTCTGACAAAGCTGTTTCTATTCTCAAAGCCAAAGTTAAGCCCCACACCTAACTGATAGAAGCTGTCAGGCAGAACGTCGGCTGGTTTGTATTCAGATATCTTATCTGCATAAGAGTTAGTATGGTCAGATTCAGCGTATTCGTTAACAGAGAAGAAAAGCCTGAAAAGGTAATCCGGGTATCCCGAACGAGCTTTATAGGAAAGCTCTGAATAAAGCTCTCTACCTCTTCCCACGTAAACGCCGTCAACAGAGTAATACCTATCAAGGTAAAAAGAACTGAAAAATCCGTATTTGTTGGTAATAGGAAAGGAATACTCAAAACCGCCGCCGGACTTAAGAGTTGAAAAAGAAGCAATCTCTGAAACATCGCTCAAAGCGTTCACATAAAGTTTAACTGTTAACTGACTTCCCCTGTAAAAACTCCTGCTACCTTTCAGATAAAATCCCCTCCTCTCTCTACCCCCTGCTCTAAAGATAGTTACACCGCCAGAAAGCGAAGACTTGTGAAAATATCTCTTTAACCCCACGGCAACGTCAGCAGTTCCTTTTCTTTCTGACAGAACGTTTCCGCCGTTAAGAGAAAGCAGGTTGTTACTTTCAAAGGTGAAATAGGTATCATCTTCAAAATGCCAGCGCAGTTTAAAGTGCGGAGAAAGGTAGCTAAATCTACCGCTCCTGTTAAACGTCAGGTCAGCAGAAAAAACAGAAGCGTAGTTGACAATCAGGTCTCTGAATTGACAGTAAAGCCTGTTATCTTCCCTGTTCTCTTCAAGACCCTTGTAAGCAACTACAAACGCTTTTCCGAACTTTTCTATCTCCTCAAGGGCTGCAACTCTGTCTCTTACTGGCAATATCTCTAAATACTTTGACAATAACCTTTCCATCATATACCTGTCATCTTTGTAAAGAGCAAGAGAAAGTCTCATCCAGGGTTTCAGCTTAAAACTCTTCCTTTTCTGCAGATACTCAACTTCTTCGTTCCTTCCGCGGTAAAGCAGGTAAGACAGGTAAATCTCTCTGGCAAAATCAGAATCCAGATAGCGTTTCAAACGAACATAATCTCTTTCAAACTTTTCCGGTTGCTCAAAGTAGATAGCCGTGCGTAGATAAGCTTCAACGATATCCCTTCCTCTCTTTCCATTTTCAACTTCTCTCTCTGCCTTTTTAAATATCTTAAACCTTAACTTTTTAGCTTCTCCTTCTCTGCCGTAAAGCTCTAAAACGTCCGCTTTTGTAAGCAGAAACGAAAGGCTTCTATCTTTCACAAAATTAATGCACCGTAAAGCGTCTTTTCCGTCCTGCAAGAACAGGTATGCAGAAAGGAAATCCTCAGGTATCAGCTTTTCGTAACTTCGGTATTTTTCTAAAACAGACTTTAAACCTTTAACGTCCTCTGCTGTAATGAGAAGGGATATGAGCTGGGATATCAGGTCGGGGGATGGGTGGGGGGATTTTTTTATGGCTGAGCGTATAAGCTTTTCTGCCCTATCAACTTCACCAATTTTTAGAAGAGCGTAAGTATAGATAGAAAAAATATCCGCATTGCTTAACAACTTTTCCCTCTGATTTTCAGGAAATCTATTGAGAAAATAAACAATATCTTTCCACCTTTTGTGTGAAGAGAGAAAAAACAGATAATAAATGAGAAAACTATCCTTTTTAAACCTTTTATAACCATCCAAAGCATACTTTGCTGCTAATTCTGGCTTTCTATAGTAAAAATACAGAACAACACGTTCATAATCATCAACACTTCCTTTCCCTTCCAAAATCAATCTCTCAGAAACTTTTACCGCAGTATCAAAATCACCAAGCGCCCAAGCAAGATTACTCAAGGTTCTCAAATAAGAAGCATCTTTCACCTTTTGCCATTCTTCCTTTAGAGAATCCAAAGATTTCCCAAACTGCCGCTTCGCAAAATAAATATGAGCAAGAAACAACCTATCTCTCGGATTTAATCCATACTTTTTTCTTAAAATCTTAAAAACCTCTAACGCCTTCTCCGTCTGTCCTCTATACCAATATATATTCGCTGCCACTCTTAAAGCTTCAGGATTATTACCATATTTTCTTACCAAGATTTCAGCAGCCTTGTCTGGCTGCCCAGCCACGTTAAACACGTTTATAACTTCTTTGAAACCTACGTTTATCCCCCTTTTAAGCATCAAATTTAATGTTTTCATTGCTAAATCAGGTCTATTAAGCGCAAGAGACATTGAATAAAGTTCTCTCAAGTACTCCCACTTATGAAAACCAAAAACTAATTTTTCAAGTGCTTTTAGAGCAATTTCAGGCTTTCCACTCCAGGTAGCAACTGTTTTTAATCTCTCCCACCACAAATCAGAATTTGGAAACTTCTTTATTCCCAAAAGAGCTACAGTTAAAGCCTTATCTAACTTTCTATTCCCAAGATAAACGGTATAAAGAACATCCAACACACCGTTACCATGAATAACATTTTTCCTTTTTTTCTTTATTTTAGATACATCAGTAGGAACAAAAGAGTAGCTCTTAATACCTAAAGCCTTTAAAATACCTATCTTTCTCCTCAATTCCCTGACAGTAGAAGCAGTTAGAAACCTTACAGTATAGTATCCTTTATCAGTTTTATAAATAAACGCATCTCTCCTTATCTCCTGTGGAAGTTTTCTCAAAAACCCTTCTGCATACTTATACGATGGAAACGTCGCTAACTGTATAGAGTAAGTCCCCGCAAAGACCACCTTCGGAAACAAAAGGAAAATCAACAAAACAATCCCCACTCCCCACCAGTTACTTCTCATTTAATTTCCTCCAGAAACCCTCTTCAAAAGCATATCAGCAATTCTCAAAGATAGCTTCCTATCGTTAATAGCTCTTGCCACACCTAAAAA
This region of Desulfurobacterium pacificum genomic DNA includes:
- a CDS encoding tetratricopeptide repeat protein → MRSNWWGVGIVLLIFLLFPKVVFAGTYSIQLATFPSYKYAEGFLRKLPQEIRRDAFIYKTDKGYYTVRFLTASTVRELRRKIGILKALGIKSYSFVPTDVSKIKKKRKNVIHGNGVLDVLYTVYLGNRKLDKALTVALLGIKKFPNSDLWWERLKTVATWSGKPEIALKALEKLVFGFHKWEYLRELYSMSLALNRPDLAMKTLNLMLKRGINVGFKEVINVFNVAGQPDKAAEILVRKYGNNPEALRVAANIYWYRGQTEKALEVFKILRKKYGLNPRDRLFLAHIYFAKRQFGKSLDSLKEEWQKVKDASYLRTLSNLAWALGDFDTAVKVSERLILEGKGSVDDYERVVLYFYYRKPELAAKYALDGYKRFKKDSFLIYYLFFLSSHKRWKDIVYFLNRFPENQREKLLSNADIFSIYTYALLKIGEVDRAEKLIRSAIKKSPHPSPDLISQLISLLITAEDVKGLKSVLEKYRSYEKLIPEDFLSAYLFLQDGKDALRCINFVKDRSLSFLLTKADVLELYGREGEAKKLRFKIFKKAEREVENGKRGRDIVEAYLRTAIYFEQPEKFERDYVRLKRYLDSDFAREIYLSYLLYRGRNEEVEYLQKRKSFKLKPWMRLSLALYKDDRYMMERLLSKYLEILPVRDRVAALEEIEKFGKAFVVAYKGLEENREDNRLYCQFRDLIVNYASVFSADLTFNRSGRFSYLSPHFKLRWHFEDDTYFTFESNNLLSLNGGNVLSERKGTADVAVGLKRYFHKSSLSGGVTIFRAGGRERRGFYLKGSRSFYRGSQLTVKLYVNALSDVSEIASFSTLKSGGGFEYSFPITNKYGFFSSFYLDRYYSVDGVYVGRGRELYSELSYKARSGYPDYLFRLFFSVNEYAESDHTNSYADKISEYKPADVLPDSFYQLGVGLNFGFENRNSFVRVWRPYFDSSLSYSSKYGMNASVLLGIGGKLFGDDNLHIEGTVFNGFKGTNSSGWTITSGYRLWF